In the genome of Oncorhynchus mykiss isolate Arlee chromosome 30, USDA_OmykA_1.1, whole genome shotgun sequence, the window ACACTGGTCCTCAATTTGGGTACTTTCACACACAGCTTCTCCAGTGAGAGTTCTAGCAATGGAAAGTTGGGACAAGTTCTCAAATACAATGCAAAAATAAATGCTCTTTGTAGACATCCAATTCTCTGCGACTCAATTTTAAAAAGTAAACATTTATATACCATTGTTTTATAAATATGCAATCCTCATGTCTTAATATGTTAACCTTTCTTATGTTGAGATTTCACTTTTCTTGTTAAATTAATCTCACCTAACCCGACAACTCGCTAAAACTTGATTTTAGTTCAAATCTGCATTTAATCTAAGATGAGGATTACTCTATGTCTGGTAAACCGGCCCCACAAACtacaataaaacaaaaacattttgtaCAGGTTGGATATGAATAACTTTGGGTGGTCCATATACTAGATTGTCGGCCACCTGCATGGTGTGCAGGCTGGGGAATGCTTCTCAGTGGGGCTCTGTGGTACTCTGCTACAGGGTGGATCTCCATGGAGAATGACCTGAGGGTGGGGCATGCATTCAGCAGGGACTCCATGAGAGCAGGATGGGTCAGGGACCCCACACTCAGCTCAATCAGGGAGCAGCCTGGTGTAGCAGACAGCTGCTGGAGAGACTCTGCCAGGCTCAACGCATCACCCTCCTCAAAGGTCCCTGCAGACAGAGGCATCAACAACAGAAACACTCGGCCTGTGTCCGAATACACCCTATAGCCTTTATAGTACCCCATTCCCCTTACCCTGGTAGTGCACAataaagtgaatagggtgccatttgggaggcaaccAACGAGTGCATTCCACGTTCATAACTGTCCTTTTTAGCATACTCTTTCTTTGTAACAAACACATAAAAAACAATAGATTCTATAGATTATACACTTACAAGCACTTTGCAGGCTTAGAGAGTGGAGGCACAGCCAAGAAGGCAGGAGAGGAAGCAGTACAGGGAAGACTCCACCCCGGAAGTCATTGATCTTTAGTGAATGGATTTGCCCCTTGTGGCAAATCTCTGTCGAGTGACCAGCCGAGGGTATAAACATCTGGCACAATGGCTTGGGGACCATACATTGGCATGGAGTGCTGGTCAAGTCAAGCTCTGCCTTCGCAGAGGCAATACTCAACCTTGGACGCTTGCATGGGGTCCCACCATTATTATCTTCTTCATCAGGCTCCTCTTCCTCTGGGACCTGGCAGTTGGCTGCCTCAGCATCTCCAGCGCTGCTTCCTGCAGTGTTTGGCATCTGGCAACATTTGACCATCTCACCTTGCATGGACTCCATTGGACATTGGTGGCTTTTACTCCGAGGTCCCCTGCCATGAAGAATCCAAGCCAGCAGACGAGGATCTGGGCTCTGGTTTATGATGACATCACGGGCTGCCCCGTGGTCCAGTAAACGGTGCAGGGTGTATAAGACATCACTGGGCCACTCTCTGAGCTGAGTGCTCTCTCCCAGTTGAATGCACCTTACACCCTTCTCCAGAACGCTCAGAACGGACCTCCTCGCGAAGAAGTAGCCGTGTGGTCGTGATGTTCGAAGAACCAGGTGCTGGATGTATTTGGCCATGACTAAGAGAAGGGAGTTAAAGTCGACATTCAGGAGGTATTTTGTATCACCTCCGAACCTGAAGCCATAGAAGGCCAAGTTAAAGAGCTTATGCATGCTTATCTCCCTCCATTCATCTTCGGTGAGTATGGTCTGGAAAAGAAACAAGAATAACATAATAATTAGGGCAAAAAAACACATTCTCTAGAAGGTTTAGTTCAGAACTGTTGTTATAGGGTTCAGAACTAGTGTTTCAGGCTATAGATCACACATTTCGCCAACCTTGGAACTAAAACTAGTTAGAACTAGTTATCCGGCTGTTGTTTTGTACTTTTCAACATTCTCAGTGGATTGCCTCACCTTAGTATGTGGTGGAGAGTGAAGTTAACTGCATGATGGAATTTAAATAGTGAAAAAGCCAGATGGTACAAAGGTGGATTATTATGTGGATAAGATACTTACACTCCCTTTGCGAGGCCCAGAGATTCTTCTCAATATTCCTGCCCACACAAAGGAGGTGGAGATTCCTGAAAGACAGACAAATAAAGTGTTTAATAGAATAGCAGTAGTTAGCTACCCTCTGTCTGAAAAATCAGCAGTGTGATTTGAGGCCTGTTGGGTGTTATATAACACCGGTCCAGTATGTAATACTGATCTCTCCACTGACAGTCATAGTGAGAGCGTAGCTGACAGAGCCAACGACCAAAGCTAGGCTTTACAGTACTTACCTTTCCGGTTCACTGCAGGCTGAATTCTATCCAGATCAACAATGTTTAAATGCTGCAGGAGCTCCTTGATCAGTGAGATTGGTAGGTCTAAATGGGTAATATTAAAAACGGTTAATTTTCAGGATATTCAGTCTGCATTTTATCTTGTTTATCCTCTTTAGGATATACCGTCAGTAAGGAACATTCTAGCTAgtcattacacataagagtcattggaCAAAGGATTCTTCTGCatgggggagttttgttaagagccccAACGCTCAATCTGAACATTAACAAACGTCGCTTGAGGTACAGTTTTGGAAGCATtaggaccttatctttcatatctgCGAGAAATCatttgcaaaaaaacaaaaaaaggtcAAACTGATACACACCTTGATAGGATTAGTGTGCCCACacggccatatctccatgttacagcgcttgtttGACAACAGACAACCAACCACCTGTGCTAATTGCCTAtctatactgaaccaaaatataaaatgcaacatgcaacaatttcaaagattttactgagttacagttcatataaggaaatcagtcaattggaataaattctttaggccctaatctatggatttcacatgactgggtacACAGATATGCAtacctttaaaataaaataaaaggtaggggtgtggatcagagaaccagtcagtatctgatgtgaccaccatttgcctcatgcagtgagacacacagagttgatcaggctgttgattgtggcctgtggaatgttgtcccactcctcttcaatggctgtgcgaagttgctggatattggcgggaactggaacaagtCAAccaagagcatcccaaacatgctcaataggtgacatgttTGGTGAGTAAGCAGGTCGTGGAAGAACTGGGacgttttcagcttccaggaattgtgtacagatccttgtgacatgggactgtatataataatgctgaaacatgaggtgatggcagcagatgaatAGCATGACCatgggcctcaagatctcgtcatggtatctctgtgcattgaaattgacattgataaaatgcaattgtgtttgttgtccatagcttatgcctggccataccctaaccccacccccggggcactctgttcacaatgttgacatcgtTGGAGAcggtttatggtagagacattaacattacattatatggCAACAgcgctggtggacattcctgcagtcagcatgacaattgcacactctttcatttcagctcatgaaacatgggagcaacactttacatgttgcatttatatttttgttaagtgtagCATGCCcccgaacacctgtgtgtaagtgTAATTCAAGAAGTGTCGTTTCGTTGGATGGAGACACCCATAGCTGTATGGTTCTTCGCAAAACTCCTACAATATAGTTTATTTTGTATTTGAAGGATTCTTTATCGATGAAAGATATGGGCCATATGTTTCAAAAGCCGTATCGCAAGCTATGATTATTGACGTTTCTAAGAGTTAAAACTGCGTCGGGATTGTAGTTCACACGAGTCAGTTGTGGGCGAAGTTAATAATGGCTGaaaactgtagggagaaggcagaatgccACCTAGCGTTTTCAAGAGCTAGTTTGGGTACCAGTCCATTCATGTATTGTACATGCATTAGCTAAAATAGCTGAGTAACACTTAGCTTTGATGCAACCAAGATCGTCCTTCGTCCagcacaatgtaaaaaaaactccCTTGGTTGCATCGAAGATGAGACACTTACCAAGAGCTTTCTTGTCTAGTACATCCATGTGACGACTCACTGTTTTGATGCATATCTTCTTCAAGGTGGGTGTAATAGTGGAAGTAACTTTGGCATCCTGCCACTCCTTGGCTCTTCTAATTTGTTCAAGGTAAGGAGCAGGCATGCTCAGTATCAGATGAAAAACGAGGCAGATTAAATAAACATGCAGCAGATCAGCTCCACAGATTTCAGTCAGAGAATATTTGCTAATACTCAAGAGTTCAGCTGCGCTATTTCATCATTTAGGCataataccaacaacaacaaaaaggataGCAAAAAACGAGCTAACTAACCAGCGaatggtttaaaaaaataaataaaactgcaGCTATCTCTTCAAATTGATGCAGGTTGTAGTTTGGTTCCTGTAGACTTCCGGTTAATCACTTTCTATCAAGACGTCATAGTAGGCAAGGATAAAGAAGTACTTCCGGATCACGTATTTTTGGAATCCTTCAGAATAATAGTCCCGTCCTGTTTAAATTGTAAATGAATAATTAGGGGTATAATTATGGAAAATATGCGCAATTATCTATATGTGTCATACCCGTTATCATACAAATAATAATTAAACGTATTTCTATGAGATATGTCAttattttataaaataaataaatgtcaaGCCTAAATGGTCAACAATGTTTTTTGTGTGTACTTCGATCATTTATTGCACCATACAAATCTATCTGTAAATTGTGTCGCAGTAAAAGGCTGGTCCATTCTACTCAAGTTCAGCTGTCCAACTCCACAGAGTTTACACCCAGAGGAGGTCGCTGCTCATTTTGGCGGAGCGTATAGAGTGGCCCATCAACATAAATCCCAAAGTATTTTCCATATTGGACATACATATTGCACCATACAAAATTCTCTGTAAATTGTGTCACATTAAAAATGGCGTCCATTCTACTCAGGAGAACTTCTAGTTTCTAAATCCACAGAGTTTACACCGAGGAGTGACGCTGCTCATTTGGCCTCCATATAGAGTGGCCCATCAACTTTAATCCAATCGTTTTTCATATTGGACATGCATATTGCCCATGTTTCTACAAATAAATACTAACAAATCACAAACTGCTGGGAAACACCAATAAAAAGATGAGTCATCAGACAAGTAGAAAAGCACAACAACCCAAAACATAATTacacaaaataaatgtttaagAATTACAAGTCATACATTGAAAGCTGACCTAAAATCTTTGTATTCAAACTTTGCAAATATAAACATTATAACTAATGCTTATGAATTTAAACAATATAATTACAAGAATATCAACACAACTTCCATTTGGTTCTTTTGTGATTTCAGCAAATGCCCTTGGCGAGGAACATCACATCTCAAAGGTCCCAGGCTTTCAGTTCCTGAAAGACAAAATTACACCTCTGAGAATCATGCACCATATAACATTCATCAGGTGGTTATTCTTTCACATCCAGTCTTGGAAAAGTATGTGAATTAATAATTTTCCAGTAAGATCACACTAACTATAGAGACCCAAAACCTCAAATTATGTCCATAAAGATTGTCTTTCAATAAACCCTCCAGTACAATTGATAAGATTACTTAATTCATTGTATGAGTCATTCATTACACAACAGGCGTTTCATAAAATTATATTTTCCTCAAATTCATGACTTCCTTGATCTCATTagtcatttaaataaaaaatatcaaattttttaaataattgataTAAATAAGAATAATTCAGAAGGTAACTTGTCATTTCATGCATGTCATTCAAAAATGAATACGTCATCTTAAATCTATATGAAAGTATAGAGCTTTAATTCATTATTCAGCTCCAACTTTCTAAGTAAATACTTCATTTCTGTCAACACATACGACCGACAGTCTCTCATACTCTTGTGACAAAATCGATTAATGCTTCCCCCAAAAAGGACTGCTTTGGAAAACAAACATATAGATACCACAACTTCTGCTATCTGTATGTTTTATACATATAGGGCATtgatgttacggtgcgtgaatgaggacccaaaagcgaattaacttaaacagagcttctttaattaccaaacataggtaggctcagacggaccggcagattccgacaggacaagacaaggttacagcaaacatgacgacagtctggttcaggcatgaaacacaacaaacaagaatccgacaaagacaggagcagaaacagagagagatatagggacctaatcagagggaaaaagggaacaggtgggaaaaggggtgacgaggtggttaggaggagacaaggcacagctgggggaaagagggggagaaaaggtaacctaacaacgaccagcagagggagacagggtgaagggaaaggacagagacaagacacaacatgacagtacatgacagtacccccccactcaccgagcgcctcctggcgcactcgaggaggaaacctggcggcaacggaggaaatcctcgatcagcgcacggtccagcacgtcccgagagggaacccaactcctctcctcaggaccgtacccctcccaatctacgaggtactggtgaccacggccccgaggacgcatgtccaaaattctacggaccctgtagatgggtgcgccctcgacaaggatggggggggggggggggggaagacgagcgggggcgcgaaggacgggcttgatgcaggagacatggaagaccgggtggacgcgacgaaggtatcgcggaagaagaagtcgaaccgcgacaggattaatgacccgagaaatacggaacggaccaatgaaccgcggggtcaacttgcgagaagccgtcttaaggggaaggttctgagtggagagccaaactctctgaccgcgacaatatctaggactcttagttctacgcttattagcagccctcacagtctgcgtcctataacggcaaagtgcagacctgaccctcttccaggtgcgctcgcaacgttggacaaaagcctgagcggaggggacgctggactcggcgaactgagatgagaacagcggaggctggtacccgaggctactctgaaaaggagatagcccggtcgcatacgaaggaagcgagttgtgggcgtattctgcccaggggagctgttctgaccaagacgcagggttgcgaaaagaaagactgcgtaagatgcgaccaatagtctgattggcccgttctgcttgaccgttagactgggggtgaaagccggaagagagactgacggaagccccaatcaaacggcaaaactccctccaaaattgagacgtgaattgcggacctctgtccgaaacgacgtctgacggaaggccatgaattctgaaaacattctcgatgatgatttgtgccgtctctttagcagaaggaagcttagcaaggggaatgaaatgagccgccttagagaacctatcgacaaccgtaagaataacagtcttccccgctgacgaaggcagtccggtgacaaaatctaaggcgatgtgagaccacggtcgagagggaataggaagcggcctgagacggccggcaggaggagagttaccggacttagtctgcgcgcagaccgaacaagcagccacgaaacgacgcgtgtcatgctcccgggtgggccaccaaaaacgctggcgaatggaagcaagcgtaccccgaacgccagggtggccggctaacttggcagagtgagcccactgaagaacggccagacgagtaggaacgggaacgaaaagaaggttcctaggacaagcgcgcggcgacggagtgtgagtgagcgcttgctttacctgcctctcaattccccagacagtcaacccgacaacacgcccctcagggagaatcccctcggggtcagtggaggctactgaagaactgaagagacgagacaaagcatcaggcttggtgttcttagagcccggacgataagaaatcacgaactcgaaacgagcgaaaaacagcgcccaacgcgcctgacgcgcattaagtcgtttggcagaacggatgtactcaaggttcctatggtcagtccaaacgacaaaaggaacggtcgccccctccaaccactgtcgccattcgcctagggctaaccggatggcgagcagttcgcggttacccacatcatagttacgttccgacggcgacaggcgatgagaaaaatacgcgcatgggtggaccttgtcgtcagagagggagcgctgagaaagaatggctcccacgcccacctctgacgcgtcaacctcgacaacgaactgtctagagacgtcaggtgtaacaaggataggagcggatgtaaaacgattcttgaggagatcaaaagctccctgggcggaaacggaccacttaaagcacgtcttgacagaagtaagggctgtgagaggagctgccacctgaccgaaattacggatgaaacgacgatagaagttcgcgaagccgagaaagcgctgcagctcgacgcgtgacttagggacgggccaatcaatgacagcttggaccttagcgggatccatcttaatgccttcagcggaaataacagaaccgagaaatgtgacggaggaggcatgaaaagtgcacttctcagccttcacaaaaagacaattctctaaaaggcgctggaggacacgtcgaacgtgctgaacatgaatctggagtgacggtgaaaaaatcaggatatcgtcaaggtaaacgaaaacaaagatgttcagcatgtctctcaggacatcattgactaatgcctgaaagacagctggagcgttagcgaggccgaaaggaagaacccggtattcaaagtgccctaacggagtgttaaacgccgtcttccactcgtccccctccctgatgcgcacgagatggtaagcgttacgaaggtccaacttagtgaaaaacctggctccctgcaggatctcgaaggctgaagacataagaggaagcggataacgattcttcactgttatgtcattcagccctcgataatctatgcaggggcgcagtgacccgtccttcttcttgacaaaaaaaacccccgctccggcgggagaggaggaggggactatggtaccggcgtcaagagctacagacaaataatcttcgagagccttacgttcgggagccgacagagagtatagtctaccccgggggggggtggttcccggaaggagatcaatactacaatcatacgaccggtgtggaggaagagaggtggccctggaccgactgaacaccgtgcgcagatcgtgatattcctccggcacccctgtcaaatcaccaggctcctcctgtgaagaagagacagaggaaacaggagggatagcagacattaaacatttcacatgacaagagacgttccaggagaggatagaattactagaccaattaatggaaggattatgacaaactagccagggatggcccaaaacaacaggtgtaaaaggtgaacgaaaaattaaaaaagaaatggtttcactatgattaccagaaacagtgagggttaaaggtagcgtctcacgctgaatcctggggagaggactaccatccagggcgaacaaggccgtgggctcctttaactgtctgagaggaatgtcatgttcccgagcccaggtctcgtccataaaac includes:
- the lrrc41 gene encoding leucine-rich repeat-containing protein 41; protein product: MPAPYLEQIRRAKEWQDAKVTSTITPTLKKICIKTVSRHMDVLDKKALDLPISLIKELLQHLNIVDLDRIQPAVNRKGISTSFVWAGILRRISGPRKGSTILTEDEWREISMHKLFNLAFYGFRFGGDTKYLLNVDFNSLLLVMAKYIQHLVLRTSRPHGYFFARRSVLSVLEKGVRCIQLGESTQLREWPSDVLYTLHRLLDHGAARDVIINQSPDPRLLAWILHGRGPRSKSHQCPMESMQGEMVKCCQMPNTAGSSAGDAEAANCQVPEEEEPDEEDNNGGTPCKRPRLSIASAKAELDLTSTPCQCMVPKPLCQMFIPSAGHSTEICHKGQIHSLKINDFRGGVFPVLLPLLPSWLCLHSLSLQSAWTFEEGDALSLAESLQQLSATPGCSLIELSVGSLTHPALMESLLNACPTLRSFSMEIHPVAEYHRAPLRSIPQPAHHAELSLEKLCVKVPKLRTSVESLMCVLLRSPRLTSLHVSGINSSTGFSPSHLLNTVAESNRHLKDLTLEDINLSDCHAAIFQLLDNYCMLEALSLKDCRLLEKCSDKEDVVRQLVNSLKKVPSLQSLNLAQNRLAKTVTVLGELFKGPSPSTVKELDISSNFIQPPELLELGKLLETHRPPQRLLLTLKSNPLDRNMELRDTALGTLSHLCDLITDHWNSRDTMADHISIM